From Blastocatellia bacterium, a single genomic window includes:
- the sixA gene encoding phosphohistidine phosphatase SixA yields the protein MGMYLYLVQHAEAKREEEDPARPLTERGWADIRKIAAFLEARSLPPLRVIYHSGKTRAAQTAEVLAGALKPSDGCQATDGLDPLADPTIWLERVNAASEDLMLVGHLPHLDRLSARLLSGGTIGEGLVAFRMGGIVCLQREGTTWRVRWMIVPELL from the coding sequence ATGGGCATGTATCTCTATCTCGTCCAACATGCCGAGGCGAAGCGAGAGGAAGAGGACCCCGCGCGCCCATTGACGGAGCGGGGATGGGCGGACATCCGTAAGATCGCGGCCTTTCTGGAAGCGCGCTCGTTGCCGCCGCTGCGGGTGATCTATCACAGCGGCAAGACGCGCGCGGCGCAGACGGCGGAAGTCCTAGCTGGTGCGCTTAAGCCCAGTGACGGGTGCCAAGCGACCGATGGTTTAGATCCACTCGCCGATCCGACCATCTGGCTCGAGCGGGTGAACGCCGCGAGCGAAGATCTCATGCTCGTCGGGCATCTGCCACATTTGGATCGCTTGAGTGCGCGGCTGCTCTCTGGCGGAACGATCGGCGAAGGCCTCGTCGCCTTCCGCATGGGCGGGATCGTCTGCCTGCAGCGAGAGGGGACGACCTGGCGCGTGCGCTGGATGATCGTCCCGGAGCTGTTGTGA
- the hutU gene encoding urocanate hydratase: MTSRVIRAPRGRELTCKGWHQEAALRMLMNNLDPEVAEKPDELIVYGGAGKAARNWECFEALVRSLRELENDETLLVQSGKPVGIFRTHEWAPRVLIANANLVPHWATLDEFLRLEAMGLIMYGQMTAGSWIYIGTQGIVQGTFETFAAVAERHFGGDLRGRLVVSGGMGGMGGAQPLAATMNGAAYLGIEVDPARIERRIRTGYCDRMSFDLEEALRWVLEAKARGEALSVGLVGNCAEVLPELVRRGIVPDVLTDQTSAHDPLNGYIPAGLSVEQAAELRRTNPSDYIKRAYDSIARHVEAMLALKRQGAVTFEYGNNIRKQAELAGVKDAFEFPGFVVAYIRPLFCQGRGPFRWVALSGDPEDIRKTDELVLELFPEDRILRRWITLAREKVRFQGLPARICWLGYGERAEFGLAINDLVREGKLSAPIVIGRDHLDCGSVASPYRETEGMKDGSDAIADWPILNALLNTASGASWVAFHHGGGVGIGYSLHAGQVIVADGTREGALRLERVLTNDPGIGIARHADAGYEEAIATARAKGVKIPMLT; this comes from the coding sequence ATGACATCGCGCGTCATTCGAGCCCCACGCGGTCGCGAGTTGACGTGCAAGGGCTGGCATCAAGAGGCCGCCCTGCGCATGTTGATGAACAATCTCGATCCCGAGGTGGCGGAGAAGCCCGATGAGCTTATCGTCTATGGAGGAGCTGGGAAGGCCGCACGCAATTGGGAATGTTTCGAAGCGCTCGTCCGCTCCCTGCGAGAGTTGGAGAATGACGAAACGCTCCTGGTGCAGTCGGGCAAACCCGTCGGCATCTTCCGCACGCACGAGTGGGCGCCGCGCGTGCTCATCGCGAATGCGAATCTCGTGCCCCATTGGGCGACGCTCGACGAATTCCTGCGCTTGGAGGCCATGGGCCTCATCATGTACGGGCAGATGACGGCGGGGAGTTGGATTTACATCGGGACGCAAGGCATCGTGCAGGGAACGTTCGAAACCTTCGCCGCTGTAGCCGAGCGGCATTTCGGTGGGGATTTGCGCGGGCGGCTCGTCGTCTCCGGAGGAATGGGGGGGATGGGCGGCGCGCAACCCCTAGCGGCCACGATGAACGGGGCGGCTTATTTGGGCATCGAGGTGGATCCCGCGCGCATTGAACGGCGCATCCGCACGGGCTATTGCGATCGCATGAGCTTCGATCTGGAGGAAGCGCTGCGCTGGGTATTGGAGGCCAAGGCGCGAGGCGAAGCGCTCTCGGTCGGATTGGTCGGAAATTGCGCCGAGGTCTTGCCTGAACTCGTGCGGCGGGGCATCGTCCCCGATGTCCTCACCGATCAAACGAGCGCTCATGATCCGTTGAACGGCTATATCCCGGCTGGCCTGAGCGTCGAACAGGCGGCGGAGTTGCGCCGTACGAATCCGTCGGACTACATCAAGCGCGCGTATGATTCGATCGCCCGACATGTCGAAGCCATGCTCGCGCTCAAACGCCAGGGGGCCGTCACGTTCGAGTACGGCAACAACATTCGCAAGCAAGCGGAGTTGGCGGGCGTGAAGGACGCTTTCGAGTTCCCCGGGTTCGTCGTCGCCTACATTCGGCCGCTCTTCTGTCAGGGACGAGGGCCATTCCGTTGGGTGGCGCTCTCGGGCGATCCCGAAGACATTCGCAAGACGGATGAATTGGTGCTGGAGCTATTCCCCGAAGATCGTATCTTGCGCCGTTGGATCACGCTCGCGCGCGAGAAGGTGAGATTTCAAGGATTGCCGGCGCGCATCTGTTGGCTCGGCTACGGCGAACGCGCCGAGTTTGGATTGGCCATTAATGACCTGGTGCGCGAAGGAAAGCTCTCGGCCCCCATCGTCATCGGTCGCGATCATCTCGATTGCGGATCGGTCGCGTCTCCATATCGCGAGACCGAGGGGATGAAAGACGGCAGCGATGCGATTGCCGATTGGCCGATCCTCAACGCGTTGCTCAATACGGCGTCCGGCGCTTCGTGGGTCGCCTTCCATCACGGCGGGGGTGTGGGCATCGGATACAGTCTGCACGCCGGACAGGTGATCGTCGCCGACGGGACGCGGGAGGGCGCCTTGAGGCTCGAGCGCGTGCTCACGAACGATCCGGGGATCGGCATCGCGCGTCATGCTGATGCTGGGTACGAAGAGGCCATTGCGAC
- a CDS encoding trypsin-like peptidase domain-containing protein: MNQLSIRHLLLIGILSGVIAVGLFIGYQRWVDRPASLFGSPPTFDLPQASSGPTALTEDERNNIEIYKAVSPGVVNIRTVTLVQDFFAIYPEEGSGSGSIIDAQGHILTNYHVVEGARQLFVTLADGSEYRATFVGGDPDTDLAVIKINAPREKLTVVRMGDSDKLAVGQKVLAIGNPFGIGQTLTRGIISALGRPLRAENGRLIEGAIQTDASINPGNSGGPLLNSRGEMIGVNTAILSPSRGSVGIGFAIPINLARRIVPDLIAYGRVRRPWLGIDVFPIPVSALADELGLPVRSGVLVSQVISGESADRAGIRGGNQPVRIRGRLFYLGGDIIVEINGEKVNSVDDISRILMRFRPGDTVNVTIYRGRQRMTLPVRLTEKPANL; encoded by the coding sequence ATGAATCAGCTCTCGATTCGACATCTCTTGCTCATTGGCATTCTCTCGGGAGTGATCGCCGTCGGTCTGTTCATCGGCTATCAACGATGGGTGGACCGGCCGGCGAGTTTGTTCGGATCGCCCCCGACGTTCGATCTTCCGCAAGCGTCCTCTGGCCCGACGGCGCTCACCGAGGACGAGCGGAACAATATCGAGATCTACAAGGCCGTTTCGCCCGGCGTCGTGAATATCCGCACGGTCACACTCGTGCAAGACTTCTTCGCCATCTATCCTGAAGAAGGCAGTGGCTCTGGTTCGATCATTGATGCGCAGGGCCACATCCTGACGAACTATCATGTCGTCGAAGGCGCACGGCAACTGTTCGTCACCTTAGCTGATGGGAGCGAATATCGAGCGACGTTCGTAGGCGGTGATCCCGATACGGATCTGGCCGTCATCAAGATCAATGCGCCGCGCGAGAAGCTGACCGTCGTGCGCATGGGCGATTCGGATAAACTGGCCGTCGGCCAGAAGGTACTGGCCATCGGAAATCCCTTCGGCATCGGCCAGACGCTCACTCGAGGAATCATCAGCGCCCTGGGGCGTCCCTTGCGCGCTGAGAACGGACGCTTGATCGAGGGGGCGATTCAAACCGATGCTTCGATCAATCCAGGGAATTCCGGCGGGCCGCTCTTGAACTCGCGGGGCGAGATGATCGGCGTGAATACGGCTATTCTCTCTCCCTCGCGAGGGAGTGTGGGGATTGGCTTCGCCATTCCGATCAATCTGGCGCGGCGCATCGTCCCCGATCTCATCGCCTACGGGCGGGTGCGCCGGCCATGGCTCGGGATTGATGTCTTCCCCATCCCCGTCTCCGCCCTGGCCGACGAATTGGGACTGCCCGTGCGCTCGGGCGTGTTGGTCTCGCAAGTCATCTCCGGGGAATCGGCAGATCGCGCGGGGATTCGCGGCGGGAACCAACCGGTGCGCATTCGCGGCCGCCTCTTCTACCTGGGTGGAGACATCATCGTCGAGATAAACGGGGAGAAGGTCAACTCCGTGGACGACATCTCGCGCATACTCATGCGCTTTCGTCCCGGGGATACGGTCAACGTCACCATCTATCGGGGACGACAGCGCATGACGCTCCCGGTGAGGCTCACGGAGAAGCCGGCCAATCTCTGA
- a CDS encoding nitrous oxide reductase accessory protein NosL yields MRRATMSGLLVILVLGIGGYAVISRVRREGAAMCQVCSRPIHRGQMFVLQLDNGKRERTCCPRCGLHFEQRAPERVRAAWATDFASGRLIEAERAVYVEGSDIMTCCRPTPLREPGIVYERHWDRCLPSLIAFEREADARAFQVEHGGRVLTYLESMTSVRER; encoded by the coding sequence ATGCGGCGCGCGACGATGAGCGGCTTGCTGGTGATCCTCGTGCTGGGGATCGGGGGATATGCCGTCATCTCGCGCGTGCGACGGGAAGGAGCAGCCATGTGTCAGGTCTGCTCTCGTCCGATCCATCGCGGACAGATGTTCGTGCTGCAGCTAGACAATGGAAAGCGCGAGCGCACATGTTGTCCGCGCTGTGGCCTCCATTTCGAGCAGCGTGCGCCCGAGCGCGTGCGCGCGGCCTGGGCGACGGATTTCGCCTCCGGGCGATTGATCGAGGCCGAACGAGCCGTTTACGTAGAGGGGAGCGACATCATGACCTGCTGCCGTCCGACGCCGCTGCGCGAACCGGGCATCGTGTACGAACGGCATTGGGATCGGTGTTTGCCGAGCCTCATCGCGTTCGAGCGAGAAGCCGACGCGCGCGCTTTTCAGGTGGAACACGGAGGCCGCGTGCTCACCTATCTTGAGAGCATGACGAGCGTGCGAGAGCGATAG
- a CDS encoding radical SAM protein, which yields MRREWMTVPRELHGDGRFLLPRKEFTPAYLRTYEEGRLKEKVEEARELLRSCTVCPRDCRVNRLENKFAVCRSGRWARVSSAFPHFGEEDCLRGWNGSGTIFFAFCNLRCVFCQNWETSQLGEGEEVTPEELAMLMLRLQAEGCHNINFVTPEHVVPQILEALPLAIERGLRVPLVYNTSGYDSLDSIRLMDGIVDIYMPDFKLWNSEPARKYLLARDYPEVARRVIRAMHEQVGELRVDEDGIARRGVLVRHLVMPGLLDDTREILRYLAEEISRDTYVNIMDQYRPAWKARTDDRFLEINRRITQKELEQAFAYARAVGLWRFDVRWRWVAVRVV from the coding sequence ATGCGAAGGGAATGGATGACGGTTCCGCGCGAGCTCCATGGGGACGGGCGCTTCCTCCTGCCCCGGAAAGAGTTCACGCCTGCCTACTTGCGCACATATGAGGAGGGGCGCTTGAAAGAGAAAGTCGAAGAAGCGCGCGAGCTGCTGCGCTCCTGCACCGTGTGCCCGCGCGACTGTCGGGTGAACCGTTTGGAGAATAAATTCGCCGTTTGTCGGAGCGGCCGTTGGGCGCGCGTCTCCAGTGCTTTCCCTCACTTCGGCGAGGAGGACTGCCTGAGAGGATGGAACGGCTCGGGGACGATCTTCTTCGCCTTTTGCAACCTTCGCTGCGTCTTCTGCCAGAACTGGGAGACGAGTCAGTTGGGGGAGGGGGAGGAAGTCACTCCCGAAGAGCTGGCGATGCTCATGCTCCGCTTGCAAGCGGAGGGGTGCCACAACATCAACTTCGTGACGCCGGAGCACGTCGTGCCTCAGATTTTGGAAGCATTGCCCCTGGCCATCGAGCGCGGATTGCGCGTGCCATTGGTGTATAACACGAGCGGCTACGATAGCCTCGATAGCATTCGCCTGATGGACGGCATCGTGGACATCTACATGCCTGATTTCAAGCTCTGGAATTCTGAGCCTGCGCGGAAGTACTTGCTCGCCCGGGATTATCCGGAGGTCGCGCGTCGCGTGATTCGCGCCATGCATGAACAGGTCGGGGAGCTGCGCGTGGATGAGGATGGCATTGCGCGGCGCGGCGTCCTGGTGCGCCATCTCGTCATGCCGGGCTTGCTCGACGATACGCGGGAGATCCTCCGGTATCTCGCCGAGGAGATTTCCCGCGACACCTACGTGAACATCATGGATCAATACCGTCCGGCGTGGAAGGCGCGCACGGACGATCGCTTTCTGGAGATCAATCGTCGAATCACCCAAAAGGAGCTAGAGCAAGCGTTCGCGTATGCGCGCGCGGTCGGCCTCTGGCGCTTCGACGTCCGCTGGCGATGGGTCGCCGTCCGCGTCGTGTGA
- the tyrS gene encoding tyrosine--tRNA ligase, giving the protein MRADMTIEEQLAYLKRGVVDLIREEDLRQKLERSRATGRPLRVKLGADPTAPDLHLGHTVVLRKLRQFQQLGHTVIFLIGDFTGMIGDPTGRSITRPPLSREEIEANAETYKQQVFKILDPERTVIEFNSRWLGALRSEDWIRLTAKVTVAQILERDDFQKRLRDGSPISLHELLYPVAQAYDSVVLQADVELGGTDQKFNLLVGRDLQREFGQEPQVIMTVPLLVGTDGVQKMSKSYGNYIGLTEPPEEMYGKLMSISDELMWTYYELLTDVPAEELARWRAEAETGSLNPRDVKAQLARRLVAEFHSEEAARRAEEEFNRVFRERGLPSEMPIFRLSASVGDRVELARLLVQAGLAPSRREAQRLIEQGGVHVDGERIADPRAHIVVRSEFVLQVGRRRFLRVLSQEATDPMLA; this is encoded by the coding sequence ATGCGAGCGGACATGACCATCGAGGAGCAACTCGCCTATCTGAAGCGCGGCGTCGTGGATCTGATTCGCGAGGAGGATCTGCGACAGAAGCTGGAGCGCTCGAGAGCGACCGGACGTCCGCTCCGCGTGAAGCTCGGCGCTGATCCAACGGCTCCGGACCTGCATCTCGGCCATACGGTCGTCCTTCGCAAGCTCCGACAGTTTCAGCAACTGGGACACACGGTCATCTTCCTGATCGGAGACTTCACGGGCATGATCGGCGATCCCACGGGACGTTCCATCACGCGTCCGCCGCTCTCGCGCGAGGAGATCGAAGCCAATGCCGAGACGTACAAGCAACAGGTCTTCAAAATCCTCGATCCCGAACGGACGGTGATCGAATTCAACTCCCGATGGCTCGGCGCGCTGCGCAGCGAAGATTGGATTCGCCTGACGGCGAAAGTGACCGTGGCTCAAATCCTCGAACGGGACGACTTTCAAAAGCGCTTGCGCGATGGCTCCCCCATCAGCCTTCACGAGCTGCTGTATCCCGTCGCGCAGGCTTACGACTCGGTCGTGCTACAAGCGGACGTCGAGCTGGGCGGGACGGACCAGAAGTTCAACCTCTTAGTCGGGCGCGATCTCCAACGCGAATTCGGCCAAGAACCACAGGTCATCATGACGGTGCCGCTATTGGTGGGCACCGATGGCGTGCAGAAGATGTCGAAGTCGTATGGCAACTACATCGGCCTCACCGAGCCACCGGAGGAGATGTACGGCAAGCTCATGTCCATCTCGGACGAGCTGATGTGGACGTACTACGAGCTGTTGACCGACGTGCCCGCGGAGGAGCTGGCCCGTTGGCGGGCGGAGGCCGAGACCGGCAGCCTGAATCCGCGCGATGTGAAAGCGCAACTGGCGCGCCGTTTGGTCGCCGAGTTCCATTCCGAAGAGGCCGCCCGTCGCGCCGAGGAGGAGTTCAACCGCGTCTTCCGAGAGCGAGGTCTTCCGAGCGAAATGCCGATCTTTCGCCTCTCGGCCTCCGTGGGCGATCGGGTGGAACTCGCCCGATTGCTCGTGCAGGCGGGCTTGGCGCCCTCCCGACGCGAAGCGCAACGCCTCATCGAACAGGGAGGTGTGCATGTGGACGGCGAGCGCATCGCCGATCCCCGCGCCCATATCGTGGTGCGATCGGAGTTCGTGCTCCAGGTGGGCCGGCGCCGATTCTTGCGCGTCCTCAGCCAAGAGGCGACGGATCCGATGCTCGCATAA
- a CDS encoding TMEM165/GDT1 family protein gives MNWHAFVTTFALILLAEMGDKTQLTAISMVSRTKSPLAVFLGASLAMAVVTLLGVLGGTLLTRYVPEEYLQKIAAAAFILIGLAMLLGKW, from the coding sequence ATGAACTGGCATGCATTCGTGACGACATTCGCTCTCATCTTGCTTGCTGAGATGGGCGATAAGACGCAGTTGACGGCCATCAGCATGGTCTCACGTACGAAATCTCCTCTGGCCGTCTTCCTCGGCGCTTCGTTGGCCATGGCCGTCGTGACGCTCCTCGGGGTTTTGGGGGGAACGCTCCTCACGCGGTATGTCCCGGAAGAGTATCTGCAGAAGATCGCCGCAGCGGCGTTCATCCTCATCGGCCTGGCGATGCTGCTGGGGAAGTGGTGA
- the hemL gene encoding glutamate-1-semialdehyde 2,1-aminomutase encodes MLRTQSSEWFRRAVQVIPGGVNSPVRAFRAVGGEPLFIRSAYGAYLEDADGNRFIDYVGSWGPMILGHAHPEVVRALEEAVRRGTSYGAPTAWEVEMAEEIREALPSIEKVRMTNSGTEATMSAIRLARAVTGRRKIVKFEGCYHGHADALLVRAGSGVATLGLPDSPGVLPELAAQTLVIPFNDENALQETFDAHGPDIAGVILEPVVGNMGCVLPRPGFLSKVRALTERHGALLIFDEVMTGFRVGYHGAQGLYGIRPDLTCLGKIIGGGLPVGAFGGREEIMRWVAPEGPVYQAGTLSGNPLAMVAGLTTLRILKRERETLYPRLERLTARLAEGIQAEAERCGVPVRVNHIASMLSVFFTDREVTDWASAASSDRERFRRFFHGLLKRGIYWPPSPFEAAFVSAAHGEAEIEATLNAARDALREIAQSEA; translated from the coding sequence ATGTTGCGAACGCAATCGTCCGAATGGTTTCGTCGAGCGGTGCAGGTGATCCCCGGCGGAGTCAATAGTCCCGTGCGCGCGTTTCGCGCCGTCGGCGGAGAGCCGCTTTTCATTCGTTCGGCATACGGAGCGTACCTCGAAGATGCCGATGGGAACCGCTTCATTGACTATGTGGGCTCTTGGGGGCCGATGATCCTTGGCCATGCGCATCCGGAAGTGGTGCGAGCGCTCGAGGAGGCCGTGCGGCGAGGGACGTCCTATGGCGCGCCGACCGCTTGGGAGGTGGAGATGGCCGAAGAGATTCGCGAAGCGCTGCCCTCTATCGAGAAGGTGCGGATGACCAACTCGGGCACCGAAGCGACCATGAGCGCCATTCGGTTGGCCCGCGCCGTCACTGGGCGTCGCAAGATCGTGAAATTCGAGGGCTGTTATCATGGCCATGCCGATGCGCTTCTGGTGCGCGCTGGGTCTGGCGTCGCGACCTTGGGCCTCCCCGATAGCCCAGGGGTGCTTCCCGAACTGGCCGCGCAAACCCTCGTCATCCCATTCAATGATGAGAACGCATTGCAGGAGACGTTCGACGCGCACGGGCCGGACATCGCTGGCGTGATCCTAGAACCGGTCGTGGGAAACATGGGCTGCGTTCTTCCGAGGCCCGGCTTTTTGTCGAAAGTGCGCGCGTTGACCGAGCGACATGGCGCACTCCTCATTTTCGATGAAGTGATGACGGGGTTTCGCGTGGGATATCACGGCGCGCAGGGGCTCTATGGCATTCGCCCCGATCTGACGTGTTTGGGGAAGATCATTGGCGGCGGGCTGCCCGTTGGCGCTTTCGGTGGACGGGAGGAGATCATGCGTTGGGTCGCTCCCGAAGGACCGGTCTATCAAGCGGGCACGCTCTCGGGGAATCCGTTGGCTATGGTGGCCGGACTCACGACGCTGCGCATTCTCAAGCGCGAGCGGGAGACGCTCTATCCGCGGCTCGAACGCCTGACGGCCCGCTTGGCCGAGGGAATCCAAGCGGAGGCCGAACGTTGCGGCGTGCCCGTTCGGGTCAATCACATCGCGTCAATGCTGTCAGTCTTCTTCACTGATCGCGAGGTCACGGATTGGGCCTCGGCGGCTTCGAGCGATCGGGAGCGCTTTCGGAGGTTTTTCCATGGGTTGTTGAAGCGAGGGATCTATTGGCCGCCTTCACCATTTGAGGCAGCCTTTGTGAGCGCGGCACATGGTGAGGCGGAGATCGAGGCGACGCTCAACGCCGCGCGCGATGCGCTTCGCGAGATCGCGCAATCGGAGGCGTAA
- a CDS encoding membrane dipeptidase: MGNKIAGILFLTLFVLGTMLPPTHSSQRSPSDDKLWAEALRIHREAIVVDTHSDVTSRMLDEGFDIGRRASDGHMDIPRMKEGGIDAQFFAIYVAARYAREGGAARRALDMIDVVYRALERYPNELELALSSEDIRRIARAGKIAVLMGIEGGHAIEDSLGALRMFYRLGVRYMTLTHTNTNNWADSSGDEPRHNGLTEFGRQVVREMNRLGMLVDISHVSDKTFYDVLETTRAPVIASHSSARALTNIPRNMSDDMLRALARNGGVVMVAFGSFFVDQSYAEALAQRRERLRPQLEALRARYANDPVRLRQETERLFREHPIPRPPLSRLIDHIDHIAKVAGIDHVGLGSDFDGVDSLPEGLDDCSKLPLITYELLKRGYSERDIKKILGENFLRVFARAEEVARQMQRESQ, from the coding sequence ATGGGGAACAAGATCGCCGGAATTCTCTTCCTCACCCTCTTCGTCCTTGGGACGATGCTTCCCCCAACCCACTCGTCACAGCGATCGCCCTCGGACGACAAGCTCTGGGCAGAAGCGTTACGCATCCATCGCGAGGCCATCGTCGTGGACACGCATTCGGACGTGACCTCGCGCATGCTCGACGAAGGCTTCGATATCGGCCGGCGAGCCTCGGACGGCCACATGGACATCCCGCGCATGAAGGAAGGGGGAATTGATGCTCAATTCTTCGCCATTTACGTCGCCGCGCGATACGCCCGCGAGGGAGGAGCGGCTCGCCGCGCGCTCGATATGATTGACGTCGTCTATCGAGCCTTGGAGCGATATCCGAACGAGCTGGAGCTGGCGCTCTCGAGCGAGGACATTCGCCGCATCGCTCGCGCGGGGAAGATCGCCGTCCTCATGGGGATCGAAGGCGGACACGCCATCGAGGACAGTCTGGGCGCGCTCCGCATGTTCTACCGGTTGGGCGTCCGCTATATGACGCTCACACACACGAACACGAACAACTGGGCCGATTCCTCTGGCGATGAGCCGCGTCATAATGGACTCACGGAGTTTGGCCGACAGGTCGTGCGTGAGATGAATCGGCTCGGCATGCTGGTGGACATCTCGCATGTCTCGGACAAGACCTTCTACGACGTCCTGGAGACGACGCGCGCCCCGGTGATCGCCTCGCACTCCTCGGCCCGCGCCTTGACCAACATCCCGCGCAACATGAGCGACGATATGCTGCGCGCCCTCGCCCGAAATGGTGGCGTGGTCATGGTCGCCTTCGGCTCCTTCTTCGTGGATCAAAGCTACGCCGAGGCCCTCGCACAACGTCGCGAGCGGCTTCGCCCGCAATTAGAGGCGTTGCGCGCTCGCTACGCGAACGATCCGGTCCGGCTGCGTCAGGAGACCGAACGACTCTTTCGCGAGCATCCCATTCCGCGTCCTCCGCTCAGCCGCTTGATCGACCATATTGACCACATCGCTAAGGTGGCGGGGATTGATCATGTCGGCCTCGGTTCGGACTTCGATGGCGTGGACAGTCTGCCCGAAGGACTGGACGATTGCTCGAAGTTGCCGCTCATCACCTATGAGCTTCTCAAGCGTGGCTACAGCGAGCGAGACATCAAGAAGATCCTCGGCGAGAACTTCCTGCGCGTCTTCGCCCGCGCCGAAGAGGTGGCCCGCCAAATGCAGCGGGAGTCGCAATGA